From Caretta caretta isolate rCarCar2 chromosome 3, rCarCar1.hap1, whole genome shotgun sequence, a single genomic window includes:
- the FUCA2 gene encoding plasma alpha-L-fucosidase isoform X1, giving the protein MLLLLLCLLLCPQGCSARYDPTWESLDSRPLPTWFDEVKFGIFIHWGVFSVPSFGSEWFWWYWQKEKRPAYVKFMETNYPPGFSYEDFGPLFTAEFFDANQWADILKASGAKYVVLTSKHHEGFTLWGSKYSWNWNAVNVGPKRDIVAELATSIRNRTDLHFGLYHSLFEWFNPLFLYDASNVFKTRQFPTAKSLPELYEIVAKYQPEILWSDGDGNAPDTYWNSTGFLAWLYNDSPVRDAVVTNDRWGVGSICKHGGYYTCSDRYNPGHLLPHKWENCMTIDKWSWGYRRNTQLSDYLTIEELVKQLVETVSCGGNLLMNIGPTHDGRIDVIFQERLRQMGVWLRVNGEAIYGTKPWRTQNDTVTPGVWYTFKPKEETVYAIFLNWPISETLVLGDPKTKIGATQVKLIGHKGQLKWVSLGEKGMTVAVPQLTPSQLPCQWGWTLQLMNVN; this is encoded by the exons atgctgctgctgctcctctgcctgcTCCTTTGCCCACAGGGATGCAGTGCGCGCTATGATCCTACCTGGGAGTCTCTGGATTCCAGACCACTTCCGACCTGGTTTGATGAAGTCAAGTTTGGCATCTTCATCCACTGGGGCGTGTTCTCCGTGCCCAGCTTCGGCAGTGAGTGGTTCTG GTGGTATTGGCAGAAGGAAAAGAGACCAGCCTATGTAAAATTTATGGAGACAAATTACCCTCCTGGCTTCAGTTATGAAGATTTTGGCCCTTTGTTTACAGCCGAGTTTTTTGATGCCAACCAGTGGGCAGATATTCTGAAGGCTTCTGGTGCAAAATATGTTGTCTTGACTTCAAAACATCATGAAG GTTTTACTTTGTGGGGGTCCAAATACTCATGGAACTGGAATGCTGTCAACGTAGGACCAAAACGGGACATTGTGGCTGAACTAGCAACATCTATTAGAAACAGGACGGATTTGCACTTTGGGCTGTATCACTCTCTCTTTGAATGGTTCAATCCTCTCTTCCTTTATGATGCCTCCAATGTATTCAAGACAAGACAGTTTCCAACAGCCAAGTCATTGCCTGAGCTCTATGAGATTGTGGCTAAATACCAGCCAGAGATCCTCTGGTCTGATGGGGATGGTAATGCACCAGATACTTACTGGAACAGCACTGGATTTTTAGCCTGGCTGTATAATGACAG CCCAGTTCGGGATGCAGTTGTAACAAATGATCGCTGGGGAGTTGGCAGCATTTGTAAACATGGTGGATACTACACCTGCAGCGACCGCTATAACCCAGGACACCTTTTGCCTCATAAGTGGGAAAACTGTATGACCATAGACAAATGGTCATGGGGTTATAGGAGGAATACGCAGCTAAGTGATTACCTCACGATTGAAGAACTGGTAAAG CAACTCGTAGAAACAGTATCATGTGGGGGAAATCTCCTGATGAACATTGGGCCAACCCATGATGGTCGCATTGATGTTATATTCCAAGAACGCCTAAGGCAGATGGGTGTCTGGCTGAGAGTCAATGGAGAAGCCATTTACGGAACTAAACCATGGAGAACGCAGAATGACACTGTCACACCAGGAGTGTG GTACACGTTCAAACCTAAAGAAGAGACAGTCTATGCCATTTTCCTTAATTGGCCAATCTCGGAGACTCTGGTACTTGGTGACCCAAAAACCAAAATTGGAGCAACACAA gtgaaGCTGATTGGACATAAAGGACAATTGAAGTGGGTTTCACTGGGAGAAAAGGGGATGACAGTGGCTGTGCCTCAGCTAACCCCTAGTCAGTTACCCTGTCAATGGGGCTGGACTCTGCAACTGATGAATGTAAACTGA
- the FUCA2 gene encoding plasma alpha-L-fucosidase isoform X2, with translation MWIPMMWYWQKEKRPAYVKFMETNYPPGFSYEDFGPLFTAEFFDANQWADILKASGAKYVVLTSKHHEGFTLWGSKYSWNWNAVNVGPKRDIVAELATSIRNRTDLHFGLYHSLFEWFNPLFLYDASNVFKTRQFPTAKSLPELYEIVAKYQPEILWSDGDGNAPDTYWNSTGFLAWLYNDSPVRDAVVTNDRWGVGSICKHGGYYTCSDRYNPGHLLPHKWENCMTIDKWSWGYRRNTQLSDYLTIEELVKQLVETVSCGGNLLMNIGPTHDGRIDVIFQERLRQMGVWLRVNGEAIYGTKPWRTQNDTVTPGVWYTFKPKEETVYAIFLNWPISETLVLGDPKTKIGATQVKLIGHKGQLKWVSLGEKGMTVAVPQLTPSQLPCQWGWTLQLMNVN, from the exons ATGTGGATCCCCATGAT GTGGTATTGGCAGAAGGAAAAGAGACCAGCCTATGTAAAATTTATGGAGACAAATTACCCTCCTGGCTTCAGTTATGAAGATTTTGGCCCTTTGTTTACAGCCGAGTTTTTTGATGCCAACCAGTGGGCAGATATTCTGAAGGCTTCTGGTGCAAAATATGTTGTCTTGACTTCAAAACATCATGAAG GTTTTACTTTGTGGGGGTCCAAATACTCATGGAACTGGAATGCTGTCAACGTAGGACCAAAACGGGACATTGTGGCTGAACTAGCAACATCTATTAGAAACAGGACGGATTTGCACTTTGGGCTGTATCACTCTCTCTTTGAATGGTTCAATCCTCTCTTCCTTTATGATGCCTCCAATGTATTCAAGACAAGACAGTTTCCAACAGCCAAGTCATTGCCTGAGCTCTATGAGATTGTGGCTAAATACCAGCCAGAGATCCTCTGGTCTGATGGGGATGGTAATGCACCAGATACTTACTGGAACAGCACTGGATTTTTAGCCTGGCTGTATAATGACAG CCCAGTTCGGGATGCAGTTGTAACAAATGATCGCTGGGGAGTTGGCAGCATTTGTAAACATGGTGGATACTACACCTGCAGCGACCGCTATAACCCAGGACACCTTTTGCCTCATAAGTGGGAAAACTGTATGACCATAGACAAATGGTCATGGGGTTATAGGAGGAATACGCAGCTAAGTGATTACCTCACGATTGAAGAACTGGTAAAG CAACTCGTAGAAACAGTATCATGTGGGGGAAATCTCCTGATGAACATTGGGCCAACCCATGATGGTCGCATTGATGTTATATTCCAAGAACGCCTAAGGCAGATGGGTGTCTGGCTGAGAGTCAATGGAGAAGCCATTTACGGAACTAAACCATGGAGAACGCAGAATGACACTGTCACACCAGGAGTGTG GTACACGTTCAAACCTAAAGAAGAGACAGTCTATGCCATTTTCCTTAATTGGCCAATCTCGGAGACTCTGGTACTTGGTGACCCAAAAACCAAAATTGGAGCAACACAA gtgaaGCTGATTGGACATAAAGGACAATTGAAGTGGGTTTCACTGGGAGAAAAGGGGATGACAGTGGCTGTGCCTCAGCTAACCCCTAGTCAGTTACCCTGTCAATGGGGCTGGACTCTGCAACTGATGAATGTAAACTGA
- the LOC125634101 gene encoding uncharacterized protein LOC125634101 isoform X1 codes for MQSSSAEVTMMESQNCKRAPAWTEQEVRDLITVWGEESVLSELRSSFRNAKTFVKISQGMKDRGHNRDPKQCRVKLKELRQAYQKTREANGRSGSEPQTCRFHDELHAILGGSATTIPAVLFDSFNGDGGNTEAGFGDKEDDDEEEVVASSEQASGETGFPDSHELFLTLDREPVPPEPTQGCLLDPAGGEGTSTACVSMITGSSPSQRLVKLRKKKKRTRDEMFSELMLSSHTDRAQTNAWRQIMSECRKAQNDREERWRAEESKWRAEDRAEAQMWQQCDERRQDSMLRLLEDQTSMLQCMVELQQRQLEHRLPLQPLYNQLPSSPSSIASIPRRPRTRWGGHQPTSHSATEDCPKKRRLAFNKF; via the exons atgcagagctcatcagcagaggtgaccatgatggagtcccagaattgcaaaagagctccagcatggaccgaacaggaggtacgggatctgatcactgtatggggagaggaatccgtgctatcagaactccgttccagttttcgaaatgccaaaacctttgtcaaaatctcccagggaatgaaggacagaggccataacagggacccgaagcagtgccgcgtgaaactgaaggagctgaggcaagcctaccagaaaaccagagaggcgaatggccgctccgggtcagagccccaaacatgccgcttccatgatgagctgcatgccattttagggggttcagccaccactatcccagccgtgttgtttgactccttcaatggagatggaggcaatacggaagcaggttttggggacaaagaagatgatgatgaggaggaggttgtagctagctcagagcaagcaagtggagaaactggttttcccgacagccacgaactgtttctcaccctggaccgggagccagtaccccctgaacccacccaaggctgcctcctggacccagcaggcggagaagggacctcca ctgcatgtgtttcaatgatcacaggatcttctccttcccagaggctagtgaagcttagaaagaaaaaaaaacgcactcgagatgaaatgttctccgagctcatgctgtcctcccacactgacagagcacagacgaatgcgtggaggcaaataatgtcagagtgcaggaaagcacaaaatgaccgggaggagaggtggcgggctgaagagagtaagtggcgggctgaagacagggctgaagctcaaatgtggcagcagtgtgatgagaggaggcaggattcaatgctgaggctgctggaggaccaaaccagtatgctccagtgtatggttgagctgcagcaaaggcagctggagcacagactgccactacagcccctgtataaccaactgccctcctccccaagttccatagcctccatacccagacgcccaagaacgcggtgggggggccaccagccaaccagccactccgcaacagaggattgcccaaaaaaaagaaggctggcattcaataaattttaa
- the LOC125634101 gene encoding uncharacterized protein LOC125634101 isoform X2, which produces MKDRGHNRDPKQCRVKLKELRQAYQKTREANGRSGSEPQTCRFHDELHAILGGSATTIPAVLFDSFNGDGGNTEAGFGDKEDDDEEEVVASSEQASGETGFPDSHELFLTLDREPVPPEPTQGCLLDPAGGEGTSTACVSMITGSSPSQRLVKLRKKKKRTRDEMFSELMLSSHTDRAQTNAWRQIMSECRKAQNDREERWRAEESKWRAEDRAEAQMWQQCDERRQDSMLRLLEDQTSMLQCMVELQQRQLEHRLPLQPLYNQLPSSPSSIASIPRRPRTRWGGHQPTSHSATEDCPKKRRLAFNKF; this is translated from the exons atgaaggacagaggccataacagggacccgaagcagtgccgcgtgaaactgaaggagctgaggcaagcctaccagaaaaccagagaggcgaatggccgctccgggtcagagccccaaacatgccgcttccatgatgagctgcatgccattttagggggttcagccaccactatcccagccgtgttgtttgactccttcaatggagatggaggcaatacggaagcaggttttggggacaaagaagatgatgatgaggaggaggttgtagctagctcagagcaagcaagtggagaaactggttttcccgacagccacgaactgtttctcaccctggaccgggagccagtaccccctgaacccacccaaggctgcctcctggacccagcaggcggagaagggacctcca ctgcatgtgtttcaatgatcacaggatcttctccttcccagaggctagtgaagcttagaaagaaaaaaaaacgcactcgagatgaaatgttctccgagctcatgctgtcctcccacactgacagagcacagacgaatgcgtggaggcaaataatgtcagagtgcaggaaagcacaaaatgaccgggaggagaggtggcgggctgaagagagtaagtggcgggctgaagacagggctgaagctcaaatgtggcagcagtgtgatgagaggaggcaggattcaatgctgaggctgctggaggaccaaaccagtatgctccagtgtatggttgagctgcagcaaaggcagctggagcacagactgccactacagcccctgtataaccaactgccctcctccccaagttccatagcctccatacccagacgcccaagaacgcggtgggggggccaccagccaaccagccactccgcaacagaggattgcccaaaaaaaagaaggctggcattcaataaattttaa